In Bacillus rossius redtenbacheri isolate Brsri chromosome 9 unlocalized genomic scaffold, Brsri_v3 Brsri_v3_scf9_2, whole genome shotgun sequence, one DNA window encodes the following:
- the LOC134542990 gene encoding myb/SANT-like DNA-binding domain-containing protein 3 has translation MASQGCNLSKKQRNKNTSQQEKYILLDLVTEHFNIIENKKTDGVSQQQKMKQWQILADTFNCMSGEHHRTAENLKAVWENLKKHTRKTSADQRVQVLTGTGGGPSKTVSKDPICERVQSLIKPTIDGAKNPFDSDSDAIILPFDASNRPTDEDDSIQLDVGAEVDVSFVETAETVTLPNGDWTHYTPAMLSSPVCSALRHSNNNSAITNTVQTNTTDSCSASSGKAMPPSSRGNASVQSPFTSKRRPTPATKVKEVSAVNAAKIELIELAKKHAIEEKEVMKEIWELRLQQEREKVKQEKLQTELLSLQILKIKKELEHLQ, from the exons ATGGCGAGCCAAGGCTGTAATTTGTCAAAgaagcagagaaataaaaatacatcgcAGCAGGAGAAATACATTCTTTTAGATTTAGTAACTGAACATTTCAatatcattgaaaataaaaaaacagatggtGTTTCACAGCAACAAAAAATGAAGCAGTGGCAAATACTTGCAGATACTTTCAATTGTATGTCTGGAGAACATCACAGGACTGCAGAAAATTTAAAAGCGGTGTGGGAGAATCTCAAAAAGCACACGCGAAAGACTTCTGCTGATCAACGAGTTCAAGTATTAACTGGaacag GTGGAGGTCCTTCAAAAACAGTTAGTAAGGATCCCATTTGTGAGAGAGTGCAGAGCCTAATCAAACCGACTATCGATGGTGCCAAGAATCCCTTCGATTCAGATTCAGATGCAATAATATTACCATTTGATGCATCAAATAGGCCTACTGATGAGGATGACAGCATTCAACTGGATGTCGGAGCAGAAGTGGATGTTTCTTTCGTGGAGACGGCAGAGACA gTAACTCTTCCAAATGGCGACTGGACGCATTATACTCCAGCCATGCTCAGCAGTCCTGTGTGTTCTGCCCTTCGACACTCCAATAACAACTCGGCTATCACAAACACAGTGCAGACCAATACTACTGATTCATGCAGTGCAAGTAGTGGGAAGGCAATGCCTCCTAGCAGTAGGGGAAATGCTTCAGTGCAATCTCCCTTTACTAGCAAGCGGCGACCAACCCCGGCCACCAAAGTGAAAGAAGTAAGTGCTGTCAATGCAGCAAAAATCGAACTAATtgaacttgcaaaaaaacatgcaATCGAGGAAAAAGAAGTTATGAAAGAAATCTGGGAACTGCGGTTACAACAAGAACGAGAAAAAGTAAAGCAGGAAAAGCTGCAAACTGAACTTTTATCTTtacaaatcttgaaaataaagaaagaactaGAACATTTGCAGTAA